The Paenibacillus sp. FSL R7-0204 genome includes a region encoding these proteins:
- a CDS encoding helix-turn-helix domain-containing protein, with translation MGSRIHKLRLEKGYSLSELADKADVAKSYLSNVERNIQSNPSIQFIEKIADALQVSIHVLLYGGLAETEEQALDGEWFRLVQEAMASGISKREFKEFLDYQKWRMEQKDN, from the coding sequence ATGGGAAGCCGCATCCACAAACTCCGGCTGGAGAAGGGATATTCGCTATCCGAGCTTGCGGATAAGGCTGATGTGGCGAAATCATACCTCAGTAATGTGGAACGGAATATTCAATCCAACCCCTCCATTCAATTCATCGAAAAAATCGCTGACGCGCTTCAGGTATCCATTCATGTTCTGCTGTATGGGGGACTGGCAGAGACAGAAGAACAGGCTCTGGACGGGGAATGGTTCCGGCTGGTTCAGGAGGCCATGGCCTCCGGTATAAGCAAACGTGAATTCAAGGAGTTCCTCGATTACCAGAAATGGCGCATGGAACAAAAGGACAACTAG
- a CDS encoding anti-repressor SinI family protein, with translation MSNQGNDELQAVDLDLEWVHLLMSAKQAGITAEEIRRFLSEKALQAM, from the coding sequence ATGTCCAACCAGGGGAATGACGAGCTGCAGGCAGTAGATCTGGATTTAGAATGGGTGCACTTGCTGATGTCTGCTAAGCAGGCGGGGATCACGGCGGAGGAGATCCGCCGGTTTCTAAGTGAGAAGGCACTCCAGGCGATGTAA